A segment of the Aridibaculum aurantiacum genome:
GGGCAGCAACATGAAACGCAAGAAAAAGAGGCTGATCTTTTTTGGTGATTCAATCACAGAAGCAGGAACCAGGCCTGGCGGTTATATAGCCGTTATATCTGAGCATATACGAGGAGAAAGCATGGGTGAATACCTCGAGATCATTAACAGTGGCAGGGGCGGGCACGGAGTACACGATCTTATAAGACGACTTGATCATGATGTACTATTAAATGAGCCAAAGGTGGTGGTGCTTTTCATTGGTATCAACGATGTATGGCACAAACAGGAGCATGGCACAGCGGAAGCTTTGCAGTCTTTTAGAGAAAACTACGATAAGCTATTGCAGAAAATGAAGCTGGCTAATATACCGGTGATTGCGTGTACACCAACCACTATAGGAGAGACAGTAGCAGGTAATCAACATTTTTGGAATGACCTTGAAGCTTACACGCAGGCAATAAAGGAGCTTGCGGCAAATCATGATATACCGGTGGTGGATCTTCATGCTGCTTTCATGCAGTACTACCAGTCGGTTCCATCTACGCAAAATGAAGGCATATTAACCACGGATGGCGTACACCTGAATGTAGCAGGCAACAAGCTGGTGGGAGATGAGATATGGAAGGTGCTTAAGCATTTTTTGTAACCAGTTGTTCCAGTAAGGCGGAAAGTTCGTTTGCTCTGTCCATCACCATTACATGCTCCCCATCTATAATAGTATGATCGGCTTTTACATAGCTGTAAGGCAGCAGCTTATCTGCCGTACCATGGATATGAACAAGATTAGATGGCACAGTTTCATTTCGCCATTTCACTACAGCATCAAGCGCCCAACGGGTAAAGGCAGGATTGGAATCTTTCAGTATCTGCCTTTGCAGCTGTTGTTGCTCTTTACCTCTTGCGCCAAGTATACGGAGCACTATTCTTCCTGATATATGAATAGAATGACGAGAGGTCAATTTGTATACCGGCAAGTGTCTCCAAAAGCGCAGGTATGCCGGGATCTCTCTAAACGTTTTACAACTTGCAATGATAATCACATTGGTTGAAGGATGTGCTTTTGCAATTTCCGTAGCCAACATTCCACCCAGGCTTAAACCAATAATGGTGGCATGTTCATCTTTGATGCATGCTTCAAAAATGCGGAGCGCATACGACTGCAGCGTTTCGTTAGGCAGTGGTTGAAGCCAAGTGATAAAAACAGGCTCGCAAAAGCGTAAGTCTAAGAAGTTGAAGGCTCGTTTATCAGCTCCCAGGCCGCTTATGAAGTAGACTTTTTTCAAATGCTTTTTGTTAAGTACTAACTTTCTCTAACACCAAACTAGCTGCCATATGTCAAACTAATGCCACTACACCAGCTTCACCAGGTAATAATTCGTTTTTCCCTTTTGTACAAACAGGTACTTTTCGTTTATAAAGTTGCTTGCATCTACTTTGGTAGCTATATCCGTTACTTTCTGTTTGTTGAAACTTACGCCACCGCCTTGCACCATTTTGCGGGCTTCACCTTTACTTGGAAATATGGTTGAGTCTGCAAGGAAACTTACTACGTCAGGATTGGTAGCAGCAAGCTCAGCTTGGTTTACTTCCACAGCGGGAACACCTTGAAGGGCAGCATCCAGTTCTGCCGGCGAAAGTGTGGCCACAATATTCATCGTGTCTTTACTGAACAAGAGTTCTGTGGCACGAATAGCATTATCCAGTTTTTCTTTTCCATGAACAAATGCGGTTACCTCTGCTGCCAGTCTTTTTTGCAGTTGACGCTGGTGTTCGTTTCCAGAATGAGCTTCCAGCAGTTCGTTTACTTCAGCTTGCGACATAAAGGTGAAGATCTTTATGTAACGTGTAGCATCAGCATCCGATGTGTTTAACCAGAACTGGTAGAACTCGTATGGAGATGATAGATTTTCGTCAAGCCAAATATTGCCATTTTCGCTTTTGCCAAATTTGCTTCCATCGGCTTTTGTTATCAAAGGACAAGTAAACGCAAATGCTTCGCCGCCGCCTTTTCTCCTGATGAGTTCGGTGCCGGTAACAATATTTCCCCACTGGTCGCTGCCACCCATTTGCAGCTTGCAGTTCTTGTTGTTATATAAATAGTGAAAATCGTAGCCTTGAATTAATTGATAAGTGAATTCGGTAAAGCTCATTCCGCTTTCTGACTCCAGGCGCTTTTTCACGCTGTCCTTGCTCATCATATAGTTTACCGTGATGTGGCGGCCAGCTTGGCGGATGAAGTCTAAGAAACTGATCCCTTTGAACCAGTCGTAGTTGTTGGCCATTTCGGCAGCATTCGGTTTAGCCGGATCAAAATCAAGGAACTGCTCCAGTTGCTTGCGCACACCTTCTACATTTCTTTGCAACACTTCCTCGCTCAGCACCTTGCGCTCTTCACTTTTACCTGTAGGATCGCCAACCATACCGGTAGCACCACCAACCAAAGCCACAGGTTTGTGGCCAGCCTTCTGCAAATGAACCAACAATAGAATAGGAACCAGGCTCCCAATATGCAGGCTTTCGGCTGTAGGGTCAAAACCCACATAGCCTGTTGTCATTTCTTTCAGTAATTGTTCTTCAGTGCCTGGCATTATATCCTGTATCATGCCTCTCCAGCTAAGTTCCTCTATCAAGTTCATGGTTCTGTATTGTGCGGCAAATGTAAAGCGATTGATTTAATCAGCCTTACCTGCACCCCAGTAGTGCAGGAAGATTAAAAGATGAGCAAAATTTCCTCGTATGCTATAAAATCTCCTTAACGCA
Coding sequences within it:
- a CDS encoding SGNH/GDSL hydrolase family protein; the encoded protein is MSLGLKLFFIAAFVFAMILMGSNMKRKKKRLIFFGDSITEAGTRPGGYIAVISEHIRGESMGEYLEIINSGRGGHGVHDLIRRLDHDVLLNEPKVVVLFIGINDVWHKQEHGTAEALQSFRENYDKLLQKMKLANIPVIACTPTTIGETVAGNQHFWNDLEAYTQAIKELAANHDIPVVDLHAAFMQYYQSVPSTQNEGILTTDGVHLNVAGNKLVGDEIWKVLKHFL
- a CDS encoding alpha/beta hydrolase; the encoded protein is MKKVYFISGLGADKRAFNFLDLRFCEPVFITWLQPLPNETLQSYALRIFEACIKDEHATIIGLSLGGMLATEIAKAHPSTNVIIIASCKTFREIPAYLRFWRHLPVYKLTSRHSIHISGRIVLRILGARGKEQQQLQRQILKDSNPAFTRWALDAVVKWRNETVPSNLVHIHGTADKLLPYSYVKADHTIIDGEHVMVMDRANELSALLEQLVTKNA
- the tyrS gene encoding tyrosine--tRNA ligase; this translates as MNLIEELSWRGMIQDIMPGTEEQLLKEMTTGYVGFDPTAESLHIGSLVPILLLVHLQKAGHKPVALVGGATGMVGDPTGKSEERKVLSEEVLQRNVEGVRKQLEQFLDFDPAKPNAAEMANNYDWFKGISFLDFIRQAGRHITVNYMMSKDSVKKRLESESGMSFTEFTYQLIQGYDFHYLYNNKNCKLQMGGSDQWGNIVTGTELIRRKGGGEAFAFTCPLITKADGSKFGKSENGNIWLDENLSSPYEFYQFWLNTSDADATRYIKIFTFMSQAEVNELLEAHSGNEHQRQLQKRLAAEVTAFVHGKEKLDNAIRATELLFSKDTMNIVATLSPAELDAALQGVPAVEVNQAELAATNPDVVSFLADSTIFPSKGEARKMVQGGGVSFNKQKVTDIATKVDASNFINEKYLFVQKGKTNYYLVKLV